One Actinosynnema pretiosum DNA segment encodes these proteins:
- a CDS encoding type II toxin-antitoxin system RelE family toxin → MSKLSSPPPFRIAIAHEALRQFDMLSPRAARSANTLLRTAMRQNPEEQGVRLHGEKMKGYHLIRKSDFQITYSVDYGRRTVHVLRIESR, encoded by the coding sequence ATGTCCAAGCTCTCCAGTCCCCCGCCCTTCCGCATCGCCATCGCCCACGAGGCCCTGCGGCAGTTTGACATGCTTTCCCCGCGCGCGGCGCGCTCGGCAAACACGTTGCTGCGCACGGCAATGCGTCAGAACCCGGAGGAGCAGGGCGTCCGGCTCCACGGCGAGAAGATGAAGGGGTACCACCTGATCCGCAAAAGCGACTTCCAGATCACCTACAGCGTGGACTACGGCCGCCGAACGGTCCACGTCCTGCGGATCGAGTCCCGATGA
- a CDS encoding type II toxin-antitoxin system RelE family toxin, translated as MTARYKVVVSPAAQTGLDALPGRVAAAVVNFLRINLRQNPSREGVELRGSPLKGCLLAQRGQYRVIYKIDSPGGVVNVLQILPQR; from the coding sequence ATGACAGCGCGTTACAAAGTTGTGGTGTCCCCTGCAGCGCAGACGGGTCTCGACGCCCTTCCAGGCAGGGTCGCAGCAGCCGTCGTGAACTTTCTGCGCATCAACCTGCGGCAGAACCCGAGTCGTGAAGGTGTCGAGCTTCGCGGCAGTCCACTCAAGGGGTGCCTGCTGGCCCAGCGGGGGCAGTACCGAGTGATTTACAAGATCGACTCGCCGGGCGGTGTCGTTAACGTCCTGCAGATCCTCCCGCAGAGGTGA
- a CDS encoding MFS transporter — translation MSVADSSAPPADRRREQRAWIWYDWANSVFPTSVITVFFSLYLGSIAQVAAEGDAARNGASPCRDGGQENSLVDCDISLFGLEFPAGSLWGYLLSVATVIQVLVLPVMGAIADRTQNKRAMMGALAFTGSAATMALATVTGTNWQLGVGLFIVANICYGASVVVYYAFLPEIATPEERDAVSSRGWAFGYLGGGLALALHLALYLGHDAIGLTQSESVRLAFVLSGIWWAAFTLVPLRGLRAHQAPHGGERGFGVVTAGFKELGQTLRFAKGFPLTLAFLGTYLIYTDGIATVANVSAQYGSAELKLEQSVLITTILIVQFVAFFGGLLHGWGAKRWGTKRTIMISLGVWIVVVGAAYFVQAGQQGQFFALAAGIGIVLGGTNALSRSLFSQMIPPGREAQYFSLYEVGERSTSWLGPLVFAGVGQATGSFRLAIVSLVVFFAVGLVLMVFVPVRRAIKESGNPVPETV, via the coding sequence ATGAGCGTGGCCGACAGCAGTGCGCCCCCCGCCGATCGCCGTAGAGAGCAGCGGGCCTGGATCTGGTACGACTGGGCGAACTCGGTGTTCCCCACATCGGTGATCACGGTGTTCTTCTCGCTGTACCTGGGCTCGATCGCGCAGGTGGCGGCGGAGGGCGACGCCGCCCGCAACGGGGCGAGCCCGTGCCGGGACGGCGGCCAGGAGAACTCGCTGGTCGACTGCGACATCTCGCTGTTCGGGCTGGAGTTCCCGGCCGGGTCGCTGTGGGGCTACCTGCTGTCGGTGGCCACCGTCATCCAGGTGCTGGTGCTGCCGGTCATGGGCGCCATCGCCGACCGCACCCAGAACAAGCGGGCCATGATGGGCGCGCTGGCGTTCACCGGCTCGGCCGCGACCATGGCGCTGGCCACCGTGACCGGCACGAACTGGCAGCTGGGCGTGGGGCTCTTCATCGTCGCCAACATCTGCTACGGCGCCTCGGTGGTGGTGTACTACGCGTTCCTGCCGGAGATCGCCACCCCCGAGGAGCGGGACGCGGTGTCCTCGCGCGGCTGGGCGTTCGGCTACCTCGGCGGCGGCCTGGCGCTGGCGCTGCACCTGGCGCTGTACCTGGGCCACGACGCGATCGGGCTGACCCAGTCGGAGTCGGTGCGGCTGGCGTTCGTGCTCTCCGGCATCTGGTGGGCCGCGTTCACGCTGGTGCCGCTGCGGGGGCTGCGCGCCCACCAGGCGCCGCACGGCGGCGAGCGCGGGTTCGGCGTGGTGACGGCCGGGTTCAAGGAGCTGGGGCAGACGCTGAGGTTCGCCAAGGGCTTCCCGCTGACGCTGGCGTTCCTGGGCACGTACCTGATCTACACCGACGGCATCGCCACGGTGGCGAACGTGTCGGCCCAGTACGGCAGCGCCGAGCTGAAGCTGGAGCAGTCGGTGCTGATCACGACGATCCTGATCGTGCAGTTCGTGGCGTTCTTCGGCGGGCTGCTGCACGGGTGGGGCGCGAAGCGCTGGGGCACCAAGCGCACGATCATGATCAGCCTGGGCGTGTGGATCGTGGTGGTGGGCGCGGCGTACTTCGTGCAGGCCGGGCAGCAGGGGCAGTTCTTCGCGCTGGCGGCCGGGATCGGCATCGTGCTGGGCGGCACGAACGCGCTGTCGCGGTCGCTGTTCAGCCAGATGATCCCGCCGGGGCGGGAGGCGCAGTACTTCTCCCTGTACGAGGTGGGCGAGCGGTCGACCTCGTGGCTGGGGCCGCTGGTGTTCGCCGGGGTCGGGCAGGCCACCGGCTCGTTCCGGCTGGCGATCGTGTCGCTGGTGGTGTTCTTCGCCGTCGGGCTGGTGCTGATGGTGTTCGTGCCGGTGCGCCGGGCGATCAAGGAGTCGGGGAACCCGGTGCCGGAGACGGTCTGA
- a CDS encoding helix-turn-helix domain-containing protein yields the protein MDEDVLGQVGERLRALRTSRGATLADLAEVTGISKSTLSRLESGQRRPSLELLLPIARAHRVPLDELVGAPPVGDPRVRLAPVRRNGMTVVPLTQQPGGIQAYKMLIPYRGDEPDPRTHGGYEWLYVLAGRLRLVLGQHDVVLVSGEAAEFDTRVPHWFGAAEPDRPVEVLSLFGKQGEQIHMRTGSARKDG from the coding sequence GTGGACGAGGACGTGCTCGGGCAGGTCGGCGAGCGGCTGCGCGCGCTGCGCACCTCGCGCGGGGCCACGCTGGCCGACCTGGCCGAGGTCACCGGGATCTCCAAGAGCACCCTGTCGCGGCTGGAGTCCGGGCAGCGGCGGCCCAGCCTGGAGCTGCTGCTGCCGATCGCCCGCGCCCACCGGGTGCCCCTGGACGAGCTGGTCGGCGCGCCGCCCGTGGGCGACCCGAGGGTGCGGCTCGCGCCGGTGCGGCGCAACGGCATGACCGTGGTGCCGCTCACCCAGCAGCCCGGCGGCATCCAGGCGTACAAGATGCTCATCCCCTACCGGGGCGACGAGCCCGACCCGCGCACCCACGGCGGCTACGAGTGGCTGTACGTGCTCGCGGGCAGGCTGCGGCTGGTGCTCGGGCAGCACGACGTGGTCCTGGTCTCCGGCGAGGCCGCCGAGTTCGACACGCGCGTGCCGCACTGGTTCGGCGCCGCCGAACCGGACCGGCCGGTGGAGGTGCTGAGCCTGTTCGGCAAGCAGGGCGAGCAGATCCACATGCGCACCGGCTCCGCGCGCAAGGACGGCTGA
- a CDS encoding glycerophosphodiester phosphodiesterase, whose translation MKLSHRYLSGPNPRAFAHRGWHLGELEGMENSLSAMRRAVAEGFSYLETDVHTTSDGVVVVHHDSTLDRTTDGTGVVSQLPWARVREARVGGREPVVRLEELMEELPGAFLNIDVKSDAAVAPVVELLRRTGALGRVCLASFSDARLARLRRLLGPELLTSMGPRSVAALWAGCRLPGLAAAARGVIAQVPVNQGRLTVVDARFVRAAHRRGGEVHVWTVDEADEMRRLLDLGVDGLVSDRPDVLREVLRERGAWTAT comes from the coding sequence GTGAAGCTGAGCCATCGGTACCTGTCCGGCCCGAACCCGCGCGCCTTCGCGCACCGGGGGTGGCACCTGGGCGAGCTGGAGGGCATGGAGAACTCGCTGTCGGCGATGCGGCGCGCCGTCGCGGAGGGGTTCTCCTACCTGGAGACCGACGTGCACACCACCTCGGACGGGGTGGTCGTGGTGCACCACGACTCCACGCTCGACCGCACCACCGACGGCACGGGCGTGGTCTCGCAGCTGCCGTGGGCGCGGGTGCGCGAGGCGCGCGTGGGCGGGCGGGAGCCGGTGGTGCGCCTGGAGGAGCTGATGGAGGAGCTGCCGGGGGCGTTCCTCAACATCGACGTCAAGTCCGACGCCGCCGTCGCCCCGGTGGTGGAGCTGCTGCGCCGCACCGGCGCGCTGGGCCGGGTGTGCCTGGCCTCGTTCTCCGACGCGCGCCTGGCCAGGCTGCGCAGGCTGCTCGGCCCGGAGCTGCTGACCTCCATGGGGCCGCGCTCGGTGGCGGCGCTGTGGGCGGGCTGCCGCCTGCCGGGGCTGGCGGCGGCGGCGCGCGGGGTGATCGCGCAGGTGCCGGTGAACCAGGGCAGGCTCACGGTGGTGGACGCGCGGTTCGTGCGGGCGGCGCACCGGCGCGGCGGCGAGGTGCACGTGTGGACCGTCGACGAGGCCGACGAGATGCGGCGGCTGCTGGACCTCGGGGTGGACGGGCTGGTCAGCGACCGGCCGGACGTGCTGCGGGAGGTGCTGCGCGAGCGCGGGGCGTGGACGGCCACCTGA
- a CDS encoding PadR family transcriptional regulator — translation MTEQALLVLTALTEGPRHGYAIVQSVDALSEGRTRLRVGTLYGVLDRLVAEGLAEPDRDEVHQGRLRRYYRITEPGVRALTAEVARLDATVRAASAALRARETG, via the coding sequence ATGACGGAGCAGGCGCTCCTCGTCCTGACCGCCCTCACCGAGGGCCCCCGGCACGGCTACGCGATCGTCCAGAGCGTCGACGCGCTGTCCGAGGGGCGCACCCGGCTGCGGGTGGGCACCCTCTACGGGGTGCTCGACCGCCTGGTCGCCGAGGGCCTGGCCGAACCGGACCGCGACGAGGTGCACCAGGGCCGGCTGCGCCGCTACTACCGCATCACCGAACCGGGCGTGCGCGCGCTGACCGCCGAGGTCGCCCGCCTGGACGCCACCGTGCGCGCGGCGAGCGCCGCCCTCAGGGCCAGGGAGACCGGATGA
- a CDS encoding type II toxin-antitoxin system Phd/YefM family antitoxin: MAYVKQNRYAIAEARNKLSDLVAEVEGTNERITITKHGKDAVVMISRTDLEEMEATIDLLGADDERSVVLRALRQAEADLASGKIGTLDDLAESLKRRGITTNPE; this comes from the coding sequence ATGGCCTACGTGAAGCAGAACAGGTACGCGATCGCCGAGGCGCGTAACAAGCTCTCAGACCTGGTCGCCGAGGTGGAGGGCACCAACGAACGAATCACGATCACCAAGCACGGCAAGGACGCGGTGGTCATGATCTCCAGGACGGACCTGGAGGAGATGGAGGCAACGATCGACCTGCTCGGCGCCGATGACGAACGCAGTGTGGTCCTCAGGGCGTTACGCCAGGCTGAGGCCGATCTCGCTTCGGGCAAGATCGGCACCTTGGACGACCTCGCCGAGTCGTTGAAGCGGAGGGGGATCACCACGAACCCCGAGTAG
- a CDS encoding putative bifunctional diguanylate cyclase/phosphodiesterase: MGGAWHREVLQRTDIGYGVTDPATTLRWANPALAGILGIDPEHLPGRSLSALLPGAPDRPRPGLALLTPAGEGHRWLEVTCQRLDASDGDLLYRVADVTAWRDRELEATHEADALRRAQVLGRMGTWEWHIAEDRVEWSDTLLGMFGYPAGTALDYAAYTGHVHPDDLPTIQSTLTEALRTGAGFSYTHRMTLGDGVTERWFECFGEVVTDPDGTPRRVLGTAHDITQSRRVHDELLALAEQDPLTGLANRRAVTRELERRLATGGTGSLLLLDLDNFKDVNDLRGHAVGDRLMRALAAALRTRLEPEHLIGRLGGDEFAVVLPDTGPADAARVAEHLRDTIARLPLATPATRTTISTGVAGYGTGGDTWELVLANADLALYASKAAGRNRVTVYEPGHYADTVKRVSVLDRLRGALDGGGLALHAMPMVRLATGRVLGHELLLRLEDGQEPRLGPADFLPEAERTNLVHEIDRWVLATAIDTLVRHPDPELRFNVNVSGRTLEDPEFGGFVLDRLAGAGVAPGRLGIEITETAAVTNLDAARTLAHQLRGHGCRIVLDDFGSGFGSFVHLKHLPITGIKIDGEFVRGIDERGPDAVLVSGIMRIAQGLGLSAVAEWVERPEQVRTLTSLGVRVGQGFHLGGPVPLGQVLSAQPQAPDGALSPERNPAIDRRS, translated from the coding sequence GTGGGCGGCGCGTGGCACCGAGAGGTGCTCCAGCGGACCGACATCGGCTACGGCGTGACGGACCCCGCCACCACCCTGAGGTGGGCCAACCCCGCGCTGGCAGGCATCCTCGGCATCGATCCCGAGCACCTGCCCGGCCGCTCCCTGTCGGCGCTGCTCCCCGGAGCCCCCGACCGGCCCAGGCCCGGCCTGGCGCTGCTGACCCCGGCGGGTGAGGGCCACCGGTGGCTGGAGGTGACCTGCCAGCGGCTCGACGCCTCCGACGGCGACCTGCTGTACCGGGTCGCCGACGTCACCGCCTGGCGCGACCGGGAGCTGGAGGCCACCCACGAGGCCGACGCGCTGCGCCGCGCCCAGGTGCTGGGCCGCATGGGCACCTGGGAGTGGCACATCGCCGAGGACCGCGTCGAGTGGTCCGACACCCTGCTGGGCATGTTCGGCTACCCGGCCGGGACCGCCCTGGACTACGCCGCCTACACCGGGCACGTCCACCCCGACGACCTGCCGACCATCCAGTCCACCCTCACCGAGGCGCTGCGCACCGGGGCCGGGTTCTCCTACACGCACCGCATGACGCTGGGCGACGGCGTCACCGAGCGCTGGTTCGAGTGCTTCGGCGAGGTCGTCACCGACCCCGACGGGACCCCGCGGCGGGTGCTGGGCACCGCGCACGACATCACCCAGTCCCGGCGCGTGCACGACGAGCTGCTCGCGCTGGCCGAGCAGGACCCGCTCACGGGCCTGGCGAACCGGCGGGCGGTCACCCGCGAGCTGGAGCGCCGCCTGGCCACCGGCGGCACCGGGTCGCTGCTGCTGCTGGACCTGGACAACTTCAAGGACGTCAACGACCTGCGCGGGCACGCCGTGGGCGACCGGCTCATGCGGGCGCTGGCCGCCGCGCTGCGCACCCGGCTGGAGCCCGAGCACCTGATCGGGCGGCTGGGCGGCGACGAGTTCGCGGTGGTGCTGCCCGACACCGGCCCCGCCGACGCCGCCCGCGTCGCCGAGCACCTGCGCGACACCATCGCCCGCCTGCCGCTGGCCACCCCGGCCACCCGCACCACCATCAGCACCGGCGTGGCCGGGTACGGCACGGGCGGCGACACGTGGGAGCTGGTGCTGGCCAACGCCGACCTGGCGCTGTACGCGAGCAAGGCGGCGGGCCGCAACCGGGTCACCGTGTACGAGCCGGGCCACTACGCCGACACCGTCAAGCGCGTGTCCGTGCTGGACCGGCTGCGCGGCGCCCTGGACGGCGGGGGACTGGCGCTGCACGCGATGCCGATGGTGCGCCTGGCCACCGGCCGGGTGCTGGGGCACGAGCTGCTGCTGCGCCTGGAGGACGGGCAGGAGCCGCGCCTGGGCCCGGCGGACTTCCTGCCCGAGGCCGAGCGCACCAACCTGGTGCACGAGATCGACCGGTGGGTGCTGGCCACCGCCATCGACACCCTGGTGCGCCACCCCGACCCCGAGCTGCGGTTCAACGTCAACGTCTCCGGCCGCACCCTGGAGGACCCGGAGTTCGGCGGGTTCGTCCTCGACCGGCTCGCCGGGGCGGGGGTGGCCCCCGGCAGGCTCGGCATCGAGATCACCGAGACCGCCGCCGTGACGAACCTGGACGCCGCCCGCACCCTCGCCCACCAGCTGCGCGGCCACGGCTGCCGGATCGTGCTGGACGACTTCGGCTCCGGGTTCGGCTCGTTCGTGCACCTCAAGCACCTGCCCATCACCGGCATCAAGATCGATGGCGAGTTCGTGCGCGGCATCGACGAGCGCGGCCCCGACGCGGTCCTGGTGTCCGGGATCATGCGCATCGCCCAGGGGCTCGGGCTGTCGGCCGTCGCCGAGTGGGTGGAGCGCCCCGAGCAGGTCCGCACCCTCACCAGCCTCGGCGTCCGCGTCGGCCAGGGCTTCCACCTGGGCGGCCCGGTGCCGCTCGGGCAAGTCCTTTCAGCCCAACCGCAGGCACCGGACGGCGCATTGTCCCCGGAGCGAAACCCTGCGATAGATAGGCGTTCCTAG
- a CDS encoding PPOX class F420-dependent oxidoreductase yields MVKIATADAVDRAALVEFLRPRHRAVLMTSRASGGTQSSPVTCGVDARGRIVVSTYPERAKVRNIRREPRVSLCVLSDDWDGPYVHVDGVAEVLDLPKALEPLVEYFRCIAGEHSDWDEYRAAMLKQGKVLVRVAIDGWGPIATGGFPPGR; encoded by the coding sequence ATGGTGAAGATCGCTACCGCCGACGCCGTCGACCGCGCCGCGCTCGTCGAGTTCCTGCGCCCCCGCCACCGCGCGGTGCTCATGACCTCCCGCGCCTCCGGCGGCACCCAGTCCTCCCCCGTCACCTGCGGGGTGGACGCGCGGGGCCGGATCGTGGTGTCGACCTACCCGGAGCGGGCGAAGGTGCGCAACATCCGGCGCGAGCCGCGGGTGAGCCTGTGCGTGCTCTCCGACGACTGGGACGGCCCCTACGTGCACGTGGACGGCGTCGCCGAGGTGCTGGACCTGCCCAAGGCCCTCGAACCGCTGGTGGAGTACTTCCGCTGCATCGCGGGCGAGCACTCGGACTGGGACGAGTACCGGGCGGCGATGCTCAAGCAGGGCAAGGTGCTGGTGCGGGTGGCGATCGACGGCTGGGGGCCGATCGCCACCGGTGGTTTCCCGCCTGGGCGGTAG
- a CDS encoding thymidine kinase: MEPTNPALDPTDALASVPAAGARRGVRAAGSLRFFFGPMDCGKSTLALQIDHNQARQGRCGLLLVRHDRSGTPTISSRMGLARRALEVHDEMDLGALVREHWGRGQRVDYLIVDEAQFLDPEQVDQLAELADDAQIDVYCFGLATDFRSTMFPGSRRLFELADELNAIQVEVLCWCGLPGRFNGRVHDDVLVRDGSTVLVADVVQVAADDVRYQVLCRKHYRTGDLGPSAVRDGQLSLT, from the coding sequence GTGGAACCCACCAACCCCGCACTCGACCCGACCGACGCCCTGGCGTCCGTGCCCGCCGCCGGGGCGCGGCGCGGGGTGAGGGCTGCGGGCAGCCTGCGGTTCTTCTTCGGCCCGATGGACTGCGGCAAGTCCACCCTGGCCCTGCAGATCGACCACAACCAGGCCCGCCAGGGCCGCTGCGGCCTGCTGCTGGTGCGCCACGACCGCTCCGGCACCCCCACCATCTCCAGCCGCATGGGCCTGGCCCGCCGGGCGCTGGAGGTCCACGACGAGATGGACCTGGGCGCGCTGGTGCGCGAGCACTGGGGGCGCGGGCAGCGGGTGGACTACCTGATCGTCGACGAGGCCCAGTTCCTCGACCCCGAGCAGGTCGACCAGCTCGCCGAGCTCGCCGACGACGCCCAGATCGACGTCTACTGCTTCGGCCTGGCCACCGACTTCCGCAGCACCATGTTCCCCGGCTCGCGCAGGCTGTTCGAGCTGGCCGACGAGCTCAACGCCATCCAGGTCGAGGTGCTGTGCTGGTGCGGCCTGCCCGGCCGGTTCAACGGGCGCGTGCACGACGACGTGCTGGTGCGCGACGGCAGCACGGTCCTGGTGGCCGACGTGGTGCAGGTCGCCGCGGACGACGTGCGCTACCAGGTGCTGTGCCGCAAGCACTACCGCACCGGCGACCTCGGCCCGTCCGCCGTGCGCGACGGGCAGCTCAGCCTGACCTGA
- the ku gene encoding non-homologous end joining protein Ku: MRATWRGSVAVGLVSFPVRLTPVRQERGVRLHQVHRADGGRVRHRRVCELCGEELAVAEVARGYDSGDGVVLVEDEELAGVRALPSRAVEVVQFCPAGQVDPVLLGRAYYVEPEEPGTGSYSVLREVLERGGLVGIARVPLRGREVVAVLRPRGGVLVLQVLVWAEEVREPDFVVPVAVSGERELGLAASLVGAMTEDFDPTAFPDAHSAGLSRVVADKLAERRREQQEREPAEPAEVPEVDIPASRAPDETGGELLAALRRSLERLRGGRR; encoded by the coding sequence ATGCGCGCGACGTGGCGGGGGTCGGTTGCGGTGGGGCTGGTGTCGTTCCCGGTGCGGTTGACGCCGGTGCGGCAGGAGCGCGGGGTGCGGCTGCACCAGGTGCACCGGGCCGACGGCGGGCGGGTGCGGCACCGGCGGGTGTGCGAGCTGTGCGGGGAGGAGTTGGCCGTCGCCGAGGTGGCGCGCGGCTACGACTCCGGGGACGGCGTGGTGCTGGTGGAGGACGAGGAGCTGGCCGGGGTGCGGGCGCTGCCCTCGCGGGCGGTGGAGGTGGTGCAGTTCTGCCCCGCCGGGCAGGTGGACCCGGTGCTGCTGGGGCGCGCCTACTACGTGGAGCCCGAGGAGCCGGGGACCGGGTCGTACTCGGTGCTGCGGGAGGTGCTGGAGCGCGGCGGGCTGGTCGGGATCGCCCGCGTCCCGCTGCGCGGGCGCGAGGTGGTGGCGGTGCTGCGACCGCGCGGCGGGGTGCTGGTGCTCCAGGTGCTGGTGTGGGCCGAGGAGGTGCGGGAGCCGGACTTCGTGGTGCCGGTCGCCGTCTCCGGGGAGCGGGAGCTGGGGCTGGCGGCCTCGCTGGTCGGGGCGATGACCGAGGACTTCGACCCCACCGCGTTCCCCGACGCCCACTCGGCCGGGCTGTCGCGGGTGGTGGCGGACAAGCTCGCCGAACGGCGACGGGAGCAGCAGGAGCGCGAACCGGCGGAACCGGCCGAGGTGCCCGAGGTGGACATCCCTGCCTCGCGCGCGCCGGACGAGACCGGGGGCGAGCTGCTGGCCGCGCTGCGCCGCAGCCTGGAGCGGCTGCGCGGCGGACGGCGCTGA
- a CDS encoding GNAT family N-acetyltransferase: protein MTELGPVRWPPDPVRTERLVLRASEARDRPALVGLFSSPEVAAHIGGPQSPERFDRAVLEREMPEVPGRRPGFFVVEHDGAAIGVVTFDRRPADSPTRPDDEVMIGYLFLPSVWGRGYAAEACAAALDWCAGALPGEPVVLCTAVANERSVRLAARLGFTGVERFPAYGTEQWLGVRVPPPVPG, encoded by the coding sequence ATGACCGAGCTGGGTCCCGTCCGCTGGCCACCCGACCCCGTCCGCACCGAGCGGCTCGTGCTCCGGGCCTCCGAGGCGCGCGACCGCCCGGCGCTGGTCGGGCTGTTCTCCTCACCGGAGGTGGCCGCGCACATCGGCGGCCCGCAGTCGCCCGAGCGGTTCGACCGCGCGGTGCTGGAGCGCGAGATGCCCGAGGTGCCCGGCAGGCGTCCCGGTTTCTTCGTGGTCGAGCACGACGGCGCGGCGATCGGCGTGGTCACGTTCGACCGGCGCCCCGCCGACAGCCCCACCCGCCCCGACGACGAGGTCATGATCGGCTACCTGTTCCTGCCGTCGGTGTGGGGGCGCGGGTACGCCGCCGAGGCGTGCGCGGCGGCGCTGGACTGGTGCGCCGGCGCGCTGCCCGGCGAACCGGTGGTGCTGTGCACCGCCGTCGCGAACGAGCGCTCGGTGCGCCTGGCCGCGCGGCTGGGGTTCACCGGGGTGGAGCGGTTCCCGGCGTACGGGACCGAGCAGTGGCTGGGCGTGCGCGTCCCGCCCCCGGTGCCCGGCTGA
- a CDS encoding nucleoside/nucleotide kinase family protein: MAVPPERARLLGRLAGHVAALRPGGIARVAVDGVDGAGKTTFADHLAAALAPLGRPVVRAGVDDFHHPRALRHRRGGHDPEGFFADSYDYPALRRALLDPLAPGGDRLVRTAVFDHTADRPVERAPRLVPADAVLLLDGIFLHRDELAPLWDCGIFLRASFAVTAPRMAGRDGSHPDPGHPSNRRYVEGQRRYLSRCHPEGRACAVVDHDDLRAPALLRLGRHG; this comes from the coding sequence GTGGCCGTCCCGCCCGAGCGCGCGCGGCTGCTGGGGCGGCTGGCCGGGCACGTGGCGGCGCTGCGGCCCGGCGGGATCGCGCGGGTGGCCGTGGACGGGGTCGACGGGGCCGGGAAGACCACCTTCGCCGACCACCTCGCCGCCGCGCTCGCCCCGCTGGGACGGCCGGTGGTGCGGGCGGGCGTCGACGACTTCCACCACCCGCGCGCCCTCCGCCACCGGCGCGGCGGGCACGACCCCGAGGGGTTCTTCGCCGACTCCTACGACTACCCCGCGCTGCGCCGCGCCCTGCTCGACCCGCTCGCGCCCGGCGGCGACCGCCTGGTGCGCACCGCCGTCTTCGACCACACCGCCGACCGCCCCGTCGAGCGGGCCCCTCGGCTCGTCCCGGCGGACGCGGTGCTGCTGCTCGACGGGATCTTCCTGCACCGCGACGAGCTCGCCCCGCTCTGGGACTGCGGGATCTTCCTGCGCGCCTCCTTCGCGGTCACCGCGCCGCGGATGGCCGGGCGCGACGGCTCGCACCCCGATCCGGGGCACCCCTCGAACCGCCGGTACGTCGAGGGGCAGCGCCGGTACCTGTCCAGGTGCCATCCTGAGGGCCGCGCGTGCGCCGTCGTCGACCACGACGATCTGCGCGCCCCCGCCCTGCTCCGCCTGGGCCGGCACGGGTAG
- a CDS encoding VOC family protein: MPTPTTRGLRRLELSASRPESAMNFYAELFGWVVIAEPGDAYSGWAGDRLATRITPGQDPTWRVTFAAKQPRVIDAHTDTDTGRPLHGPWAPPPRPGEPCWVELVNPERDDAHWTAELGWTSRTPDEDFTLYDSTTAQPRAVTGRLRTDQALPSGWLTYFAVPDLAAALATANGLGASTVAGPRRVPTGHVAAIAGPDERICALLEAPAGWGGEHHRAD, translated from the coding sequence ATGCCCACCCCCACCACACGAGGGCTGCGCCGCCTTGAGCTGAGCGCGTCCCGACCCGAGTCCGCGATGAACTTCTACGCCGAGCTGTTCGGCTGGGTCGTCATCGCCGAACCCGGAGACGCCTACAGCGGATGGGCGGGCGACCGCCTGGCCACCCGCATCACGCCGGGGCAGGACCCCACCTGGCGCGTCACCTTCGCCGCCAAGCAGCCGCGCGTGATCGACGCGCACACCGACACCGACACGGGCCGCCCGCTGCACGGGCCCTGGGCGCCACCGCCCAGACCGGGCGAGCCCTGCTGGGTCGAGCTGGTCAACCCCGAGCGGGACGACGCGCACTGGACGGCCGAACTGGGCTGGACCAGCCGCACCCCGGACGAGGACTTCACCCTCTACGACAGCACCACCGCGCAGCCCAGGGCCGTCACCGGCAGGCTGCGCACCGACCAGGCGCTGCCCTCGGGGTGGCTGACCTACTTCGCCGTCCCCGACCTGGCCGCCGCGCTCGCCACCGCGAACGGCCTCGGGGCGAGCACCGTCGCCGGGCCGCGCCGGGTGCCCACCGGGCACGTGGCGGCCATCGCCGGGCCGGACGAGCGGATCTGCGCGCTCCTGGAGGCCCCGGCCGGGTGGGGCGGCGAGCACCACCGCGCCGACTAG